Within the Paramormyrops kingsleyae isolate MSU_618 chromosome 2, PKINGS_0.4, whole genome shotgun sequence genome, the region GCTGACAGTTaaaattattcattttcttttccacctcccaccccccatgaCGCTCCGACGAGAAACGACGAAGGAAACGCAAACAAGACCTAAAAATCACAGCGGGAGCCATGCGGAGACTCCTCCGGGCTGCCCCTGGCGCTCTCCTCGCCGTTCCCAGCTGGCTCTTCGCCTGGCGGGGCGGCGTCACCGGCGGCGGCGGCCTCCGTCCTCTCGGGGGAGTCGGTGTGGTTGCCGCCATCCACGGCGCCCATGTGCTTCTTGCGCAGGTGCTGGTTGAGGGTGCCCTGGAAGGGGAAGCACTTGCCGCAGATCTGACAGTGGAAGGGCTTGTTGTCAGTGTGCCCGCGAATGTGGTACTCCAGCTGGTCCTTGCGCGTGTATTTCTTGCCGCAGAACTTGCAGACGAACGGCGTGATGCCCATGTGCAGCCGCATGTGCCGGTCCAGGCTACCCTTCTGGTTGAAGGACTTGCCGCAGTAGATGCAGACCAGCCGCTCGCTGTATGGGTACCACTGGCCGCGCAGGCTGCGCTCCCGTACGTCACCCTCGAAACTTGCCGCAGGGCTGGCGGCCGCCGCTACCACCGCTGCTGCACTGACAGCTTCCCCGTCTTCCCTGAAAGGCTTGGGGCGGCCTGGAGCCTCGGGGGAGGTGCCGGCAGGCCGCTTGGGGCGGGCACGGCCACCACGAAAGCCGCTGAGTATGGAACGCGAGGGGCTGGCGCTGCTGAGGCTGACAAAGGCGGAGGCAGACAGCGGCGGGTAGGTGTAGCCAGCTGGCTGTAACATGGGGCCGTAGGAGCCCACGCTGACTGCCAGCACCTGCTCGCCATCCACTAGCTCCGTGTGGTACCCGTCGTCGCCGGCCGACGAGCTGTCCGAGCAGCTAGGCCGCTCCGCCTTCTCCATCTTGACGCGCACGTCTGTCACCTGCCCGTCCCGGCCGATCAGCTCCACCTGCTCCAGCTCTGCCTCCTGCTCCGGGGCCCCGTCGCTGCTGCTGCCACGGTCTGACTGGCCCTCCTCTGGTGCGCGTGGCCGGGCCGGGCCCTTACCTCCTGGATCAGGCCGGGCCTCGGCAGCGCCGGGGAGAGCTGCCGCCTGCCGTGGGAAATAGGGGGGGGAGACCTGCACGGGGTTCAGGAAGGCAGCCCCGTCTTTGAAGCCATCTCGGTTGCCCTGGGGGCTGTCTCCCCCAGGActaccaccagggggcaggcTGATCTTGGAGTGGATACCTTCCAGGATCTGCGTGCACTTGTCGATGATGGCCTGCATCTGGAGGAAGCT harbors:
- the zbtb34 gene encoding zinc finger and BTB domain-containing protein 34 — translated: MEDGSGLIEFDVPEFSSTVLSQLNELRLQGKLCDIVVHIQGRPFRAHKAVLAASSPYFRDHSALGTMSGLSLSVIKSPEVFERLLAFCYTGRMALPLKDVVSFLTAASFLQMQAIIDKCTQILEGIHSKISLPPGGSPGGDSPQGNRDGFKDGAAFLNPVQVSPPYFPRQAAALPGAAEARPDPGGKGPARPRAPEEGQSDRGSSSDGAPEQEAELEQVELIGRDGQVTDVRVKMEKAERPSCSDSSSAGDDGYHTELVDGEQVLAVSVGSYGPMLQPAGYTYPPLSASAFVSLSSASPSRSILSGFRGGRARPKRPAGTSPEAPGRPKPFREDGEAVSAAAVVAAAASPAASFEGDVRERSLRGQWYPYSERLVCIYCGKSFNQKGSLDRHMRLHMGITPFVCKFCGKKYTRKDQLEYHIRGHTDNKPFHCQICGKCFPFQGTLNQHLRKKHMGAVDGGNHTDSPERTEAAAAGDAAPPGEEPAGNGEESARGSPEESPHGSRCDF